DNA sequence from the Gemmatimonadota bacterium genome:
GGCCTGCTGCGGCTGGCGGCGCTGACCGGCCGCGACGAGTCCGAGGCGCTGCGCGACGCGGCGGCGGCGGCGCTGGGCGCCTTCACCCGCGTCGCGTCCAGGATTCCCACGGCCATGGCGTCGTGGTTGCGGGCGGCCGATTGGGCGAGCGCGCCGATCAGCACGCTCGTGGTGGTCGCGGAAGAGGCCGACGCCGACCTGTGGCGCGCCGCGCTGAGAACTCCCCGCCCGCGCACGGTCGTGCGCCGCCTACGGCCACAGGACGCAGGCGACGCGCCGCTGCCGGAGGCGATGCGGGCCATGATCGATGGAACGGCTCCGCGCGCCTATCTGTGCGTCGGACGGACGTGCGCCCCGCCGGTCTCCGCGTCGCAGGATCTGGTGGAGCTGATGGGCACTTATCGCGGCTAGTGGACTAGCTCAACGCGGGGTCAGCCTTCGGAGAACGCCGCCAGGACCGCGAGAACCTCATCCACATCGGCCTCCGTGTGGTCGGCGTTGATCTGGAAGCGGATCTCCTCGTCGCCGCGGGGCACGACCGGGTACGTCAGGCCGGTCGCGAGTACTCCGGAATCGAACAAGTGGGCGACCAGGCTTCGCGTCCGATCCGTATCCCGGACCATCAGCGGCACGACCGGATGCTCGCCTTCGATGACCTCGAAGCCTCGCTCCACGAGTCCGTTCTCGAAGCGGCGCGTGAGGTCGCGCAGGTGCGTCAGCAGCGCGGCGCCCTCGCCGCCGTCCAGCAAGTCGAGCGCCGCCGAGGCCGCCTGCGCCTCACCCGGCGTAATGGGGTTGGAGTAGATATACATCATCGACGATTCCCGCAGGTACCCAATGATGGACTCGGAGGCCACCACGTAGCCGCCGTTCACGCCGAGCGCCTTGCCGAGCGTCGCGACGAGCACATCGGCCTGCGCTCCGCAGTACTCCTCGGTCCCGCGCCCGGCTTCGCCGATTGCCCCAACGCCGTGCGAGTCGTCCACCACGACCAGCACATTCTCGTCGAAGGCTTCGTCATATTTGCGGGCCAGGTCCACGATGCGGTCCAGCGGCGCGTGATCACCCCGCATGCTGAATATGCCATCGGTGACGACCAGGACGCGCCGCGGCCGCTCCTCGGCGGCGGTGGAGGCGGCGTCTTCCAGGGCCCCGGCGAGCGCGTCCATGTCGTTGTGCGCGTAGATCCTCTTTCCGAGGGGGCGCGCGAGCCTCATCGCGTTGATGATGCAGTTGTGGTTCAGCTCATCGCTGATGACCAGGGTACCATTGTCGATCAGGGGAACGAGCGTACTGACCACGCTCGCATAGGCGGAGCTGAAGATCATGGCCGCGGGGCGAGCGTGGAAGGCGGCGAGCTTGCCCTCCAGCTCGAGGTGCGGTTCGTACGATCCGCTGATGAAGCGCACGGCGCCCGGACCGGCCCCGAACCGTCTGGCCGCGCTTTCCTCGGCGTCGATGACCTCAGGCCGCAACGACATGCCGAGATACGAGTTGGAGTTCATGCGAATGAACTCTCGCTCGCCCTGGCCGCGGAGCAGGACCCGGGGGCCTCGGCCCGGCGAGGGCCGGCGCACCTCTACCACGACGGCCTCGTCTCCCTTGGCCGTGCCCGCCCGTTCGAGTGCGGCGACGTCCCGGTCCAGGATGGCGTCCAAACGGTCGTGTGGCATCAGGTACCTCCAAGCTGCGGCTGGCCGCGCGCGGGGAGCTGCTCGAGCATGTCTTCCACGATGGCCGCGAGTCCGAACGACGGCTTCCAGCCCCACTCCTCGCGCGCCGCGCTGTCGTCCACGCCGCGCGGCCAGGAGTCCGCTATGGCCTGACGGTCGGCGTCGACCTCGTAGTCGACGATGAACCCGGGCACGTGCAGCGCGATCTCTTCCGCCAACCGGGCCGGCGTAAGGCGCACCGCCGCCACATTGAATGCATTACGGTGAATCAAACGCGTGGCGTCCGCGGCCATCAGTTCCAGCGCCGCTCGCACCGCGTCCGGCATATACATCATGTCAATCTGCGTGTCCGGCTCGAGATAACACGTGTAGCCGCGACCCGCGGCCGCCGCCCGCAGCATGTCCACGGCGTAGTCGGTGGTGCCGCCCCCGGGCTCGGCCACGTGCGAAATCAGGCCGGGAAAGCGCACTCCCCGCGAGTCGACACCGAATTTCAGGTGGTAGTAGTCGCACAGCAATTCGCCGGCGACTTTGGTGACCCCGTACATCGTGATCGGACGCTGCAACGAGTCCTGAGGGGTTTCGTCCCGCGGGGTCCCGGGCCCAAACGCACCAATGGAGCTGGGGGCGAACACGCTGGCGCCGCACTTCCGCGCGGCTTCCAGCACGGCGACGACGGAGCCCATGTTGACCGCATAGGCCTTCTGCGGATTGGCTTCGGCAGTGACCGAGAGCAGGGCCGCCAGATGGTAGATCGTTCCCACCTGCTCAGAGCGCGTCAGTTCCAGCACCGAGTCGCCGTCCGTGCAATCCAGGACCTGAAACGGGGTGCCCAGCCGAGTCCCCAGATCCCTGACGTCGGTGGCGATGACCCGAGCGTCGCCAAAGCGCTTCCGCAGCGCGGGCACCAGCTCGGAGCCGATCTGCCCGCCGGCGCCGGTTACCAGAATGCTGTCCCCTGCGGATGGTTCGCCTCGCAAGCGCCTCTCCTTGTCAGATGACCGGATCCGGGCCCGGTATCGCGGCGGGCATGCTACGGCGAGGCAAGAGCGAGGGTCAAGCCGGTTTGCCTGTTGGGGTGGCTCGATCCGAGATTGGCTCGATCGCGACCGGCGCGGACGTCGGTGGCCCGATACCGAAGCCAGGAGGATCAGTGCCGACGCGCGAAGACGCCGTGGCCATGCTGGAGCAATGGGTGGATAGCGAGGGGCTGCGCAATCACATGAAGTGCGTGGAGGCGGCGGTCCGATTCTACGCGCGAGAAGCCGGCGCGGACGAGGAGTTGTGGGGGCTCGCGGGCTTGCTGCACGACCTGGACTGGGAGAAGCATCCCGACCAGCACCCGAAGGTAGCGGTGGCGGCGCTCAGAGAGCGCGGGTATCCAGAGGAGGTTCTGCACGCGATCCTCGCGCACCGATCGGACTTCACGGGGGTCGAGCCGGAGAGCGCCCTCGACCGAGCCCTCGTCGCCTGCGATGAAATCACCGGGCTCATCACCGCGACGGCGCTCGTCAGGCCCACCGGGATCGCCGACATGAAGCCCAAGTCCGTCAAGAAGAAGATGAAGGATCTCACGTTCGCACGGGGCGTCGACCGCGCCGACGTCGTGCGCGGCGCCGAGCTGCTCGGCGTCGACCTGGATACGCACATCGCCAACGTGATCGGCGCCATGCGCGAGGCGGCGTCGG
Encoded proteins:
- a CDS encoding aminotransferase class I/II-fold pyridoxal phosphate-dependent enzyme produces the protein MPHDRLDAILDRDVAALERAGTAKGDEAVVVEVRRPSPGRGPRVLLRGQGEREFIRMNSNSYLGMSLRPEVIDAEESAARRFGAGPGAVRFISGSYEPHLELEGKLAAFHARPAAMIFSSAYASVVSTLVPLIDNGTLVISDELNHNCIINAMRLARPLGKRIYAHNDMDALAGALEDAASTAAEERPRRVLVVTDGIFSMRGDHAPLDRIVDLARKYDEAFDENVLVVVDDSHGVGAIGEAGRGTEEYCGAQADVLVATLGKALGVNGGYVVASESIIGYLRESSMMYIYSNPITPGEAQAASAALDLLDGGEGAALLTHLRDLTRRFENGLVERGFEVIEGEHPVVPLMVRDTDRTRSLVAHLFDSGVLATGLTYPVVPRGDEEIRFQINADHTEADVDEVLAVLAAFSEG
- a CDS encoding NAD-dependent epimerase/dehydratase family protein — translated: MRGEPSAGDSILVTGAGGQIGSELVPALRKRFGDARVIATDVRDLGTRLGTPFQVLDCTDGDSVLELTRSEQVGTIYHLAALLSVTAEANPQKAYAVNMGSVVAVLEAARKCGASVFAPSSIGAFGPGTPRDETPQDSLQRPITMYGVTKVAGELLCDYYHLKFGVDSRGVRFPGLISHVAEPGGGTTDYAVDMLRAAAAGRGYTCYLEPDTQIDMMYMPDAVRAALELMAADATRLIHRNAFNVAAVRLTPARLAEEIALHVPGFIVDYEVDADRQAIADSWPRGVDDSAAREEWGWKPSFGLAAIVEDMLEQLPARGQPQLGGT
- a CDS encoding HD domain-containing protein, encoding MPTREDAVAMLEQWVDSEGLRNHMKCVEAAVRFYAREAGADEELWGLAGLLHDLDWEKHPDQHPKVAVAALRERGYPEEVLHAILAHRSDFTGVEPESALDRALVACDEITGLITATALVRPTGIADMKPKSVKKKMKDLTFARGVDRADVVRGAELLGVDLDTHIANVIGAMREAASDLGLPTGN